A region of Rhodopirellula islandica DNA encodes the following proteins:
- a CDS encoding AMP-binding protein: protein MLRKSEIADSTTHEPHETRWKSLAHLLVDRAARHPDRPALTFLPDDSMDGAEAEQALTYAELHRRVRAVALRLVRETGAVPGDRAMLLFPPGLEFMIGFMACEMARLIPVPTSYPKPGRAMPRLDTSVADCQPSVLISDQETIAGIDSNRLSAETAALPMVATDASIQEDLARPDSLDDELPLGEIESTDLALLQYTSGSTSDPKGVMVSHANLLSNLESIRQAFGIEWSGDDSDDYERGLFWLPPFHDMGLIGGILEPLYVGGHAILMSPRSFLARPMRWLRAISDYKATISGAPNFAYQLCVDRIDAAQADSLDLSGWELAFCGAEPINADTLQQFTDRFFNAGFRGETFCPCYGLAEATLMAASCRSGQAPRLLDVDKDELAHGRGIIVRQSSLGETVPEASQASVSGDGAVRRLVSSGRAAHTMTVLVVEPDARRVQPDGEIGEIWLAGPSVASGYWKREEVTAEVFGATLADGDPAETFLRTGDLGFVHDGEVYVSGRRKDLVILRGRNLFPQDIEATVKGLLQANVLQCAAVATTGRTGDALTIAAEVSRHVDSEELPDIVRHIRRAIIDDHEVDARQVLITRPGGIPLTTSGKVQRQQCRAMIEAGELAARYQWNRNRFIDDSESVALPELPTRVTREEVPEATEQITVWLLAWLSAHSGEQIHEDGERPVRNASLTPETPFAETGMDSLTAVELSSELEDWLGIELTPVLAFNYPTSSRLAAYLAETLAGGPEQDAAGDIQSDIEASDLSPEELEALLSEIENDS from the coding sequence ATGTTACGCAAATCAGAAATTGCTGATTCCACGACGCATGAGCCCCATGAGACGCGATGGAAATCGCTCGCTCATTTGCTCGTCGATCGTGCTGCGCGGCATCCCGATCGTCCGGCACTGACGTTTTTGCCCGATGATTCGATGGATGGGGCGGAAGCCGAGCAGGCGCTGACCTACGCGGAGCTGCACCGCCGAGTCCGTGCCGTGGCGTTGCGTTTGGTGCGAGAAACCGGTGCGGTTCCAGGCGACCGAGCGATGTTGTTGTTCCCGCCGGGGCTGGAATTCATGATTGGGTTCATGGCCTGCGAGATGGCGCGTTTGATCCCGGTCCCGACCAGCTATCCCAAACCTGGTCGCGCGATGCCGCGACTGGACACCTCCGTCGCGGATTGCCAGCCCTCGGTCTTGATCAGCGATCAAGAGACGATTGCTGGAATCGACTCGAATCGATTGTCCGCCGAAACGGCTGCCTTGCCGATGGTCGCGACGGACGCATCGATTCAAGAGGATCTGGCCAGACCTGACTCGCTCGACGACGAATTGCCGCTCGGCGAGATTGAATCGACCGATTTGGCGCTGCTGCAATACACCAGTGGTTCGACCAGTGATCCCAAAGGCGTGATGGTTTCGCATGCCAATTTGCTGAGCAATCTGGAATCGATTCGACAGGCGTTCGGGATCGAATGGTCCGGCGACGACAGCGACGATTACGAACGCGGTTTGTTCTGGTTGCCTCCGTTCCATGACATGGGATTGATTGGCGGCATTTTGGAACCGTTGTACGTCGGCGGGCATGCGATTTTGATGTCGCCCCGATCGTTCTTGGCTCGGCCGATGCGGTGGTTGCGAGCGATCTCGGACTACAAAGCCACCATCAGTGGCGCTCCCAACTTTGCTTATCAGTTGTGCGTTGACCGGATTGATGCCGCCCAAGCGGATTCACTGGATTTGAGCGGTTGGGAGTTGGCCTTCTGCGGTGCGGAGCCGATCAATGCCGACACGTTGCAGCAATTCACCGATCGATTTTTCAACGCTGGTTTTCGTGGCGAAACGTTCTGTCCGTGCTATGGGTTAGCCGAAGCGACCTTGATGGCGGCAAGTTGCCGCTCAGGGCAGGCCCCTCGTTTATTGGATGTCGACAAAGACGAACTCGCGCACGGCCGCGGGATCATCGTGCGTCAATCATCGCTTGGTGAAACGGTTCCAGAGGCTTCGCAAGCCAGCGTTTCTGGTGATGGGGCGGTGCGGCGACTGGTCAGTTCCGGTCGTGCGGCTCACACGATGACGGTGTTGGTGGTCGAGCCGGACGCACGCCGCGTGCAACCGGACGGCGAGATTGGCGAAATTTGGTTGGCGGGGCCTTCCGTTGCATCGGGTTACTGGAAACGCGAAGAGGTCACCGCAGAAGTCTTTGGTGCGACGCTCGCCGACGGGGATCCAGCGGAAACGTTCTTGCGAACAGGTGACCTGGGGTTTGTTCACGATGGAGAAGTCTACGTGTCGGGTCGTCGCAAAGACCTGGTGATCTTGCGTGGGCGAAACCTGTTCCCTCAAGACATTGAGGCCACGGTCAAAGGTTTGTTGCAAGCCAACGTGTTGCAGTGTGCCGCCGTCGCCACAACCGGACGAACGGGCGATGCCCTGACCATCGCTGCGGAAGTTTCGCGACATGTCGATTCCGAAGAATTGCCGGACATCGTGCGTCATATTCGTCGAGCGATCATTGACGATCACGAGGTCGATGCTCGCCAAGTCTTGATCACCCGTCCCGGTGGAATTCCGTTGACGACCAGCGGAAAAGTCCAGCGGCAGCAGTGCCGAGCAATGATCGAAGCTGGCGAATTGGCGGCTCGTTATCAATGGAATCGCAACCGTTTCATCGACGATTCCGAATCCGTGGCCTTGCCCGAGTTGCCGACCCGGGTGACTCGCGAAGAGGTTCCAGAGGCCACCGAACAGATCACCGTTTGGTTGCTGGCCTGGTTGTCCGCCCACAGTGGTGAGCAGATCCACGAGGACGGCGAACGCCCGGTCCGCAACGCTTCGCTGACGCCAGAAACGCCGTTTGCAGAGACCGGCATGGATTCGTTGACGGCTGTCGAATTGAGCAGCGAACTGGAAGATTGGTTGGGGATCGAGTTGACTCCCGTGTTGGCGTTCAACTACCCCACTTCATCACGCTTGGCCGCTTATTTGGCGGAGACGTTGGCCGGTGGTCCAGAACAAGACGCGGCCGGCGACATCCAGTCCGACATCGAAGCCTCGGATTTGTCGCCCGAAGAGCTGGAAGCGTTGCTGAGCGAAATCGAAAACGATTCGTAG
- a CDS encoding serine hydrolase translates to MLLAACHPAHSQDSAAKDAAPKFDLAILNGHVVDGTGAPWYEADIGIANGKITRIGRIDPTSARDTIDASGLIVAPGFIDMMGQTATPMLRNPSSAMNLLTQGITTINAGEGSSAAPLSPQDAKSAGWQNMSEYFQLLDLKGMPVNSVQTVGHTQVRRLVMGEDNRRPSDDELEAMKEHVREAMRAGAIGVSTALIYPPAVYATTEEIGALAGVAGEHGGRYYTHMRNEGDQLLEAIDEALEIGRIGNTPVHIFHLKAAGRQNWGKMQLAIARIKAARSEGHQVTADIYPYINNGLGIDALIHPRHFGEGRAKFLHRLADDQDLRAEVREEIESTSGWENWYRHAGSDWNRIIIGQTTAPRYREYAGQSVAAIAKATGEDAWDTFFGLCNASTFALPETMSDANKILAMQQEFVSFCTDVGPASGNRSASHPRSYGAFPRMLSRYVRDLGAISMEQAISQASAAAANAVMIYDRGRIAEGLAADVIVFDFDELADRADFENPHAESVGMKHVVVNGIPVLADGKFTGKRPGKVLRGPGFDPATASHAIVTGNDQPAFREVDKVMQSFLREHRIPGASLAITDQSNVVYARGFGYADVGQRDPVTPESLFRIASISKPITAVAILQLIDQGKLSLDDKVFEILDHEPHVEEGSKIDERQNEITIQHLLQHRGGWDRDQSFDAMFRSTQFAKALGAEHPATPDTIIRVMRGKPLDFDPGERYAYSNYGYCLLGRVIEKITDEAYEDYVQQHVLQPIGVTTMSVGATRLEGRKPNEVRYYDPHQGDSVFAEDLNSRVPQTYGAWHLEAMDSHGAWIASASDLARFASAFDDPENSPLLSSARITAMFARPEGLAGHKENGDLKPRHYGQGWSVVTDDSGELTASHGGSLPGTNTILVRRSDGKNVALLFNARVTARLSRVTGAVLPQVMKAIDQIEDWPEPSQDGTR, encoded by the coding sequence TTGTTGCTCGCCGCTTGCCACCCAGCTCACTCGCAAGATTCTGCCGCCAAGGACGCAGCTCCCAAGTTTGACCTCGCGATTTTGAACGGGCATGTCGTCGATGGCACGGGAGCCCCTTGGTACGAAGCCGACATCGGGATCGCCAATGGCAAGATCACACGGATCGGTCGGATCGACCCGACCTCGGCTCGAGACACGATCGATGCGAGTGGATTGATCGTCGCTCCGGGCTTCATCGACATGATGGGCCAAACCGCCACACCGATGCTGCGGAATCCCTCGTCGGCAATGAACTTGCTGACACAAGGCATCACAACGATCAACGCAGGCGAAGGTTCGTCGGCCGCGCCGCTGTCGCCACAGGATGCGAAATCAGCGGGCTGGCAAAACATGTCCGAGTACTTCCAGTTGCTCGACTTGAAAGGAATGCCCGTCAACTCGGTGCAAACCGTCGGGCACACCCAGGTCCGTCGCCTCGTGATGGGCGAAGACAACCGGCGTCCCAGCGACGATGAACTGGAGGCAATGAAGGAACACGTTCGCGAAGCCATGCGTGCGGGTGCGATCGGAGTCTCCACCGCGTTGATCTATCCTCCCGCCGTTTATGCAACGACCGAAGAAATCGGTGCCTTGGCCGGAGTCGCTGGCGAACACGGCGGACGCTACTACACCCACATGCGAAACGAAGGCGACCAGCTTCTGGAGGCGATCGACGAAGCCTTGGAAATTGGCCGCATCGGCAACACGCCTGTTCACATCTTTCACTTGAAAGCCGCCGGTCGTCAGAACTGGGGCAAAATGCAATTGGCAATCGCGCGGATCAAGGCCGCTCGCAGCGAAGGTCACCAGGTCACCGCGGACATCTATCCCTACATCAACAACGGGTTGGGAATCGATGCTCTGATTCACCCGCGGCACTTCGGCGAAGGACGTGCCAAGTTCCTCCATCGGCTCGCGGACGACCAAGACCTGCGTGCCGAAGTTCGCGAGGAAATCGAATCCACCAGCGGCTGGGAAAACTGGTATCGCCACGCGGGCTCGGATTGGAATCGCATCATCATCGGACAAACCACCGCTCCGCGTTACCGCGAGTACGCAGGTCAGTCCGTCGCCGCGATTGCCAAAGCAACTGGCGAAGACGCCTGGGACACGTTCTTCGGACTCTGCAATGCGTCCACGTTCGCTTTGCCCGAAACCATGAGCGACGCGAACAAGATCTTGGCGATGCAACAAGAGTTCGTTTCCTTCTGCACCGACGTCGGTCCGGCCAGCGGCAATCGAAGCGCCTCACACCCACGTTCCTACGGTGCGTTCCCACGGATGTTGTCGCGTTATGTCCGCGACTTGGGGGCGATCTCAATGGAACAAGCGATCTCACAAGCCAGTGCCGCCGCAGCCAACGCTGTGATGATTTACGACCGTGGCCGCATCGCCGAAGGCTTGGCCGCCGACGTGATCGTGTTCGATTTCGACGAACTCGCCGATCGAGCGGACTTCGAAAACCCGCACGCTGAGTCGGTTGGCATGAAGCATGTGGTCGTCAACGGAATTCCCGTGCTCGCCGACGGCAAGTTCACCGGCAAACGTCCCGGCAAAGTCCTCCGCGGCCCGGGCTTTGATCCCGCAACCGCGTCGCATGCCATCGTCACCGGAAACGACCAACCAGCGTTTCGCGAAGTCGACAAGGTGATGCAATCATTCCTTCGCGAGCACCGCATCCCAGGTGCGTCGTTGGCCATCACCGACCAAAGCAACGTCGTCTACGCGAGAGGGTTTGGCTACGCCGACGTCGGCCAGCGTGACCCCGTGACGCCCGAGAGTCTGTTTCGGATCGCCAGCATTTCCAAACCGATCACCGCGGTTGCGATCTTGCAATTGATCGATCAAGGCAAACTGTCGCTTGACGACAAAGTCTTCGAAATCCTCGACCATGAGCCTCATGTGGAAGAAGGTTCCAAAATCGACGAGCGACAAAACGAAATCACGATCCAGCACTTGTTGCAACATCGAGGTGGATGGGACCGAGACCAATCATTCGACGCGATGTTCCGCTCAACTCAATTCGCCAAGGCACTCGGTGCGGAACACCCCGCCACTCCTGACACCATCATCCGTGTCATGCGAGGCAAACCGCTCGACTTCGATCCGGGTGAGCGGTACGCGTATTCCAACTACGGATATTGCTTGCTCGGACGAGTCATCGAGAAAATCACCGACGAGGCTTACGAAGACTATGTCCAACAACATGTCCTGCAACCGATCGGCGTGACAACGATGTCTGTCGGCGCGACTCGTTTGGAAGGCCGCAAACCAAACGAGGTCCGCTACTACGATCCGCACCAAGGTGACTCCGTCTTCGCCGAGGACTTGAATTCGCGGGTGCCGCAAACCTATGGAGCTTGGCACCTGGAGGCGATGGATTCCCACGGAGCGTGGATTGCATCGGCCAGCGACCTGGCACGGTTCGCCAGTGCATTCGACGATCCCGAGAACAGCCCGCTGTTGTCGTCGGCCAGAATCACCGCCATGTTTGCTCGGCCGGAAGGATTGGCAGGACACAAAGAGAATGGTGACCTCAAGCCCAGGCACTACGGCCAAGGTTGGTCAGTGGTCACCGATGACTCTGGCGAATTGACCGCCTCCCACGGCGGTTCGCTTCCCGGCACCAACACGATTCTCGTTCGTCGTTCCGACGGAAAGAACGTCGCCTTGCTGTTCAACGCACGGGTCACCGCTCGTCTTTCACGAGTGACCGGAGCCGTCCTTCCCCAAGTCATGAAGGCGATTGACCAAATCGAAGATTGGCCGGAACCAAGCCAGGACGGAACTCGGTAA
- a CDS encoding DUF3500 domain-containing protein, translating into MSFPMNVNRPDGQRVARRDFVKLGGALAAGVATTNLFDARFAHAAGAPTASAETYVGELYASLSDKQKTAVWRPFDHADRLKINPNWHVSKTTIGDDLFSKKQKTLVDQIVRNITSKDGYDRLLEQMEYDDGGLESYSFALFGEPGSDQFQFELTGRHVTMRADGNRLDKIGFGGPVVYGHGEEYLPDSPFFQQTLQANKVFQALDADQAKLALQKKAPSETAVQLKGESGHFPGIGVDQLSSDQKELVESTLKMLLAPYRENDSKEVMEILNSSGGLDQLHMAFYQQEDIDNDRVWDIWRVEGPSMVWHFRGAPHVHAYLNIGMKS; encoded by the coding sequence ATGAGTTTTCCGATGAACGTCAATCGCCCCGATGGCCAACGCGTTGCCCGAAGAGACTTCGTCAAACTTGGAGGAGCCCTCGCCGCCGGTGTCGCGACGACCAACCTCTTCGACGCCCGTTTTGCTCATGCCGCAGGAGCCCCCACCGCTTCCGCAGAAACCTACGTGGGGGAACTGTACGCTTCCTTGTCCGACAAACAGAAAACGGCCGTCTGGCGACCGTTCGATCACGCCGACCGCCTGAAGATCAACCCCAACTGGCACGTCAGCAAAACGACCATCGGCGACGACTTGTTCTCGAAAAAGCAGAAGACGCTGGTCGATCAAATCGTTCGCAACATCACCTCCAAAGACGGATACGATCGTCTGCTCGAGCAGATGGAATACGATGACGGCGGATTGGAAAGCTACAGTTTCGCGTTGTTCGGAGAACCCGGCTCGGACCAGTTCCAATTCGAATTGACCGGTCGCCACGTGACGATGCGAGCCGACGGAAATCGACTCGACAAAATCGGCTTTGGCGGCCCGGTGGTTTACGGTCACGGCGAGGAATACCTCCCCGACAGCCCGTTCTTTCAACAGACATTGCAAGCTAACAAAGTTTTCCAGGCGCTGGATGCCGACCAAGCCAAACTGGCGTTGCAAAAGAAAGCTCCCAGTGAAACCGCGGTGCAGTTGAAAGGCGAGAGCGGTCACTTCCCTGGGATTGGCGTCGACCAACTTTCCAGCGATCAAAAGGAACTGGTCGAATCAACACTCAAGATGTTGCTGGCCCCGTATCGTGAAAACGATTCGAAGGAAGTGATGGAAATCCTGAACAGCAGCGGCGGACTCGACCAACTGCACATGGCCTTCTATCAACAAGAAGACATCGACAACGACCGCGTCTGGGACATCTGGCGAGTCGAAGGCCCATCGATGGTCTGGCACTTCCGCGGCGCCCCCCACGTTCATGCCTACCTCAACATCGGCATGAAGTCGTAA